The Psychrobacter sp. 28M-43 genome segment GTGATCACATGCAGCAGGTCATCTTACCAGCGCTTCAAAATGGTACTTGGGTAATATGTGACAGGTTTACCGACTCTACTATTGCGTATCAGGGGTTTGGGCGTGCGTATGGCGACGAGTTGGTACGCGGCAAAATCGATATGCTCATTAAACAATTTGTGACGCAGCTTCCTGAGCTAACATTGTGGCTAGATTTGCCAGTAGCAGAGGGTATGAAACGTGCCAATAAACGCAGTGCGGCAGATCGTTTTGAGCAGCAGGCTACCGAGTTTTTTACTTGGGTGCATACTGGTTTTAGCCAGCTTGCGAGCGAATATCCTGAGCGTATACAACGTATTGATGCATCGGGCAGTACGGATGATGTGAGTGCGCGTATATGGCAGACGGTTATGGACAGATTCGATATCAAATAACTAAATTTTGCCAAGTAGATTTATAGGGCAGTTAGAAGTATCGATAGCCAGTTATTAGCCAGTTAGTTAGCACCAATAAAAAGCCCCAGCACATTGCTGGGGCTTTTTATTACGGTAAATATTTTATCTTTAAGTCAGTAAAGCAGATAACTATGCACGTTATTTGTCATCTATTTTATCTACTTTTACACCATCAGTAGTAGCGATAGAGGCGTCGCTATCCTGAGCAGAGTCAGGTAGACGATTTGGGTCAAGCGCCCCTTTTTTGTTTTTAGGCGCACTACCATTGCCATTACTGTTCGTAGAGGTTTTGGTCTTCGAAGTCGCTGTTGAGTTTGCAGACATGACACCTTTATTATCCACATTAGTAGCAGACGTTTTTGGCTCTTCTACTGGCTCACTTTTCTCTACGGTATTGCTAGAAGGTGACTTAGTCTCGGTACTACTGCTTTGAGTGGTTGATAACTGATTAGCAGTGTTTTGCTCATCATTTTTGTCACTATCTACCGAAGACTCTGGCGCTGCTGTCTGATTGTCATCAGGGCTAGGCTCCTGCTCTTTGCGCTTTTCAGGGGCTTTTGAATTGGATTCAAAGTTAGCATCCGCTGCCATGCGAGCCTGCTCTTGCTTAGGCGTTACATCGACCGGCTTTGGCTGTACTTCATCGTCTACCACTAGCGATATAAGCTTACGGTCACGAGGGACAGTACCGTCAAACTTATCGGTGATAACGTGCAGTTTGCCTTCTTTGTCGACAGTATATAACGGTACGAATTGCTTATTATCCGCTTTATATTGCTCAAAGCTATAGCTATCCGTGATGTTGGTAATCTTAATTCGAGCTTTTTTGGACAGCATACTGGCAAGCTTGGTATAGGTCACGTCTTTGCCAAACAACCACTGTGAATGGAAGTTCGATTGCTTGTCATCACGCTCGCTTTTGACTTTCTCATCACTGAATTTAAGACGGTATAGCTTACGCTCACCAAATTCATGACGATAATGAATCTCGGACAATGTGTTCATTTCTTTGTCCATACTCATCGCAAACAAACGACCAATACCGATCAGATCCAAATGATGATCTGCGTGATCAGAGATGGGATTGCCAAAGTAAGTACGCAGACCGCTCATGCGTGCGCGTGCAATATTGGTGTAGTTATTGTGCGCAACGATGACGTCAAAGCCTTGGTCTTTGAGAGAGGTAGCAATCAATAGCGCAATTGGGTTTGAGCCAACGATAAGGATACCGTTAGTCTCAGGCTCACGTACGCCAAGTAAATTACCGACGACTTTTGCACCCAGACCCTGAATCATGACCGTACCGATGATAACCATAAATACGAGAGGTACAAGTAGCTCTACGCCCTGAATATCATACTCTTGCAAACGAATCGCAAACAGAGATGAGATGGCAGCGGCAACGATACCACGTGGCCCAATCCAGCTAATCATCAGCTTTTCATTGGTCTTAAGGTTAGAGCCGATAGCTGATGCCCAGACTGATAGTGGACGTGCGACAAACATCACGATAGCGAGCAGCACTAGCCCTGCAAAACCCACACTAAGCAAGCTTGCTAGCTCTACACGCGCCGCCAGAATGATGAATAGCACTGAAATCAGCAGAATAGTTAACGATTCATTGAACTCTAAAATCGTCTCACGGGGGAATTTTGGCCAGTTTGCCAACGCCACACCCAATACTGTAACGGTCAATAGACCAGATTCATGCTCTAGATGATTTGATATTGAAAATAACACCAGTACAAATGCTAGAGTAAAAACATTACGCAAAAACTCAGGAATCATATGACGACGCATAAGGAACGCAAGTAGCCAAGCGCCCGCCATACCCATTGCAGTAGCCAATACGACAATCTTAGCAAACAGTAGAATACTACTGGCTTCGCCGCCTGAGATAATGTACTCATAGACCAATACCACAGCGATAGCGCCGATTGGGTCAATGATAATACCTTCCCACTTTAGGATGTTGGAAATGGTTTTGTTGGGGCGTACACTACGCAGCAGCGGCATAATGACCGTCGGACCAGTCACACAGACTAGCGCACCGAATAGTAGAGCAATCAATGGATCGACATCGAATAGTAAATAAGTCGATAGGGCCACGATAGCAATGGTAATCAGTACACCGACCGATACCAGCATCTGTACCACGGTACCATGTTGCTTAATCTCATCGAACTCTAGCGTTAACGATCCTTCAAATAGAATAATCGCTACGCCCAAAGAGATGAAAGGAAACATCAGCTCGCCTAATACCAAATCTGGGTCAAATACACCCAGCACTGGGCCGACGATAATACCAATCAGTAATAAAAATAAAATGGATGGTTGCTTTAAATACCAAGCCAACCATTGGGCGGCAATGCCAATCCCAACCACGCCGGATAGCAAAAGGGCGGTATCCATAAATTAATCCTTTTATAATCTTGTCATATTTTATATCTATCGATAGCTGTTATAAGATAGTCGCTACCGTTTATTTAACAATAAGTTGTTATCCGTTTTTGTTGTAGTTAGGCCATCGCACTGATAGCCCTTATGAATCACAACATAAGCTAGATATGATATAACTACTATAAAGTAGCAAAGACAAAAGCGCTTCTAGATAAATCACAATACGCTAGAAATGCAAAAGATGGAAAACAAGAGTGATGATAGCCAGTTCATAAGCCTGCAATAAACAGCCTCATATACAAGCTAACTTTTGTTTGTTTAGTAAAATATTTGGTTTGACATCATACCATGATTTTATTTCAAGCTGATGTAAGCCGTACCTGCTAAAAAGCTATCTCAAGGCCACAAAAGTATACGAAGCCCATATGAAATAACGCTGCCTTGGGTTATCCTGCACTATGCAAAAGGCATCAGCACAATACTTTAAGTTTTTATTTATCATACAGTAGCTGCGTGGGGCATGCACGTCGCGCACAGGATAATAGTGTTAGCACCATGAAATGTCATATACTGATCGCTGAGAGTATTTATTTTTATAAGACACTATTAACCATGTTCTACACTATTAACCATCTTCTAAAGACAGGCACTCTATAAATATTCAAGTAATGAGTAGTGATAAAAATAAGCGTAAAGTAACGGCTAAAGAGCTATAACAAGAAGTTCGAATAAAAGTGCTGCGCCGCATAAATAGACAAGATAAATAGATAAAAGAATATAATTTCACCAAATAGTAACGAATAGGGGCATGCCGCTTGGTGTAGTCGCTATCGCTGACAATCATAACGTGGCTGTTAATAACAGCGATTACTCATATGGAGGACACAAAATGCCTATCAATATGTTCAAAGGACAGACCACTGCCAATATGCAGCACTGGTTACAACGTAGTGCTCTAGCACTCGCTGTTAGTACCACTATGTTCGCTAGTATTACTGTTACGACGATAAACAGTGCCCAGGCTGCAGTCACTACGGCTGATTTCTCTGGTTTGGTGCAACAAGTCACGCCAGCAGTGGCACGTGTCAATGTCACCAAAACGATTAGTGAAGCCGAGCTTGCTAAGGCTCAGACTGCTGAGGTGTTGCGTCAGTTCTTTGGTGATCGTCTACGCATCCCTGATCGAGTTGCTACGCCAGCGATTGAACATGCTTATGGTACGGCCTTTTTTATTACCTCCAATGGATATATGCTAACCAATCATCATGTCATCGCAGGTGCGGACAAAATCACTGTGACGCTCAATGATAGAACTGAGCTTGATGCAACTTTGGTTGGTAGTGACGAGCGCTCAGATGTGGCCGTGCTAAAAGTTGAGGGCAGTCAATTTCCAGCCCTGCCTATCGGCGACTCAAGTGGTCTAAAAGTAGGGGAGCCAGTGTTAGCAATTGGTTCGCCATTTGGTTTTGACTATTCAGCCTCTGCTGGTATTGTCAGTGCCAAGTCGCGTAGTTTTTCGCGTGAGACGAGCGTACCATTTATCCAAACGGATGTGGCATTAAACCCGGGTAACTCTGGCGGGCCACTATTTAACCAGCGCGGCGAAGTAATTGGTATTAACTCGCGCATTTTTAGTGGTACGGGCGGTTATATGGGACTGTCATTTTCTATCCCT includes the following:
- a CDS encoding cation:proton antiporter, translated to MDTALLLSGVVGIGIAAQWLAWYLKQPSILFLLLIGIIVGPVLGVFDPDLVLGELMFPFISLGVAIILFEGSLTLEFDEIKQHGTVVQMLVSVGVLITIAIVALSTYLLFDVDPLIALLFGALVCVTGPTVIMPLLRSVRPNKTISNILKWEGIIIDPIGAIAVVLVYEYIISGGEASSILLFAKIVVLATAMGMAGAWLLAFLMRRHMIPEFLRNVFTLAFVLVLFSISNHLEHESGLLTVTVLGVALANWPKFPRETILEFNESLTILLISVLFIILAARVELASLLSVGFAGLVLLAIVMFVARPLSVWASAIGSNLKTNEKLMISWIGPRGIVAAAISSLFAIRLQEYDIQGVELLVPLVFMVIIGTVMIQGLGAKVVGNLLGVREPETNGILIVGSNPIALLIATSLKDQGFDVIVAHNNYTNIARARMSGLRTYFGNPISDHADHHLDLIGIGRLFAMSMDKEMNTLSEIHYRHEFGERKLYRLKFSDEKVKSERDDKQSNFHSQWLFGKDVTYTKLASMLSKKARIKITNITDSYSFEQYKADNKQFVPLYTVDKEGKLHVITDKFDGTVPRDRKLISLVVDDEVQPKPVDVTPKQEQARMAADANFESNSKAPEKRKEQEPSPDDNQTAAPESSVDSDKNDEQNTANQLSTTQSSSTETKSPSSNTVEKSEPVEEPKTSATNVDNKGVMSANSTATSKTKTSTNSNGNGSAPKNKKGALDPNRLPDSAQDSDASIATTDGVKVDKIDDK
- a CDS encoding Do family serine endopeptidase, whose product is MFASITVTTINSAQAAVTTADFSGLVQQVTPAVARVNVTKTISEAELAKAQTAEVLRQFFGDRLRIPDRVATPAIEHAYGTAFFITSNGYMLTNHHVIAGADKITVTLNDRTELDATLVGSDERSDVAVLKVEGSQFPALPIGDSSGLKVGEPVLAIGSPFGFDYSASAGIVSAKSRSFSRETSVPFIQTDVALNPGNSGGPLFNQRGEVIGINSRIFSGTGGYMGLSFSIPIDAAMDIYEQLKNDGEVARAYLGIYPQDIDRNLAEAYNLERPQGALLTRVSPDSPAQKSGLKPGDIILQYNDVQIMEASDLLNLLNRARPSDPFRARIQRNGKQMVINGKLAYAPNDVRAQSGNEQNDDVQLGLRLRDLTADEQAEIAVDNKTGILVTTVDPTGLAARSGILAGDVITNFHQKPIETVADFSGAISSLPKKGVVTIEVIRQGIPAIIGLRIE
- the tmk gene encoding dTMP kinase, coding for MHTSATPSHTNTPSSNLPESSASNTETAPTLGRFISFEGTEGVGKTTAIEQLCLRLEANGIPYLRTREPGGSPFAEQLRDILLDPATDIEDDTELLLLFAARCDHMQQVILPALQNGTWVICDRFTDSTIAYQGFGRAYGDELVRGKIDMLIKQFVTQLPELTLWLDLPVAEGMKRANKRSAADRFEQQATEFFTWVHTGFSQLASEYPERIQRIDASGSTDDVSARIWQTVMDRFDIK